A single genomic interval of Xyrauchen texanus isolate HMW12.3.18 chromosome 8, RBS_HiC_50CHRs, whole genome shotgun sequence harbors:
- the LOC127647884 gene encoding peroxisomal membrane protein PMP34-like produces MGSKDVKLLDVFSYESLVHAVAGAMGSVTAMTVFFPLDTARLRLQVDDKRKATSTPAILAEIMKEEGLLARYRGWFPVICSLCCSNFVYFYCFHSLKATWLQGQRSTPGRDLIIGIFAGVVNVLVTTPLWVVNTRLKLQGAKFRNEDIQPTHYKGIIDAFAQIIQQEGVGALWNGTFPSLLLVMNPAVQFMIYEGLKRQLMRGVHRELSSLEVFLIGAIAKAIATTITYPLQTVQSVLRFGQHGQTREHYKLLNSLRSVMYLLINRVRKWGMLGLFKGLEAKLLQTVLTAALMFLLYEKIASATFRVMGVKRPVTSH; encoded by the exons ATGGGATCTAAAGATGTGAAACTATTGGACGTTTTTTCATACGAGAGTCTCGTGCATGCAGTCGCCGGTGCAATG ggCAGCGTTACTGCTATGACCGTTTTCTTTCCTCTTGACACCGCTCGACTCAGGCTGCAAG TTGATGACAAGAGGAAAGCCACGTCCACTCCAGCCATTCTAGCTGAGATCATGAAGGAGGAGGGTCT GTTAGCTCGATATAGAGGCTGGTTTCCAGTTATCTGCAGTCTCTGCTGCTCGAACTTCGTTTACTTCTACTGTTTCCATAGTCTGAAGGCCACCTGGCTACAAGGTCAGAGGTCAACGCCCGGACGAGACCTTATCATTGGCATCTTTGCAG GTGTAGTGAATGTCCTTGTAACCACTCCGCTCTGGGTGGTCAATACCAGACTCAAACTGCAGGGGGCGAAATTCAGAAATGAGGACATACAGCCCACACACTACAAAGGAATTATCG ATGCATTTGCGCAGATCATACAGCAGGAAGGAGTGGGAGCGTTGTGGAATGGTACCTTTCCCTCCCTGCTGCTGGTGATGAATCCGGCTGTGCAGTTCATGATATATGAGGGTCTTAAGAGGCAGCTTATGAGAGGAGTGCACAGAGAG CTTTCATCTCTGGAGGTGTTTCTTATTGGAGCCATTGCCAAGGCGATAGCTACCACAATAACTTACCCACTTCAGACAGTTCAGTCGGTTCTGCGG TTTGGACAGCACGGGCAGACCAGAGAACATTACAAACTACTGAACAGCCTGAGATCTGTCATGTATCTGCTCATCAATAGAGTCAG GAAGTGGGGCATGCTGGGATTGTTTAAAGGCCTGGAGGCGAAGCTTCTTCAGACGGTCCTCACTGCTGCGCTGATGTTCTTACTGTACGAGAAGATTGCTAGCGCCACCTTCAGGGTCATGGGTGTCAAACGTCCGGTGACATCCCACTGA